In Palaemon carinicauda isolate YSFRI2023 chromosome 28, ASM3689809v2, whole genome shotgun sequence, a single genomic region encodes these proteins:
- the LOC137621447 gene encoding brain tumor protein-like gives MSVGSPTPSLESLSGTPLGSLIDSDPPRSLENSPPASTTGSIVGRSSPVATVCGICNDTYVLPRVLSCLHVFCLGCLEKVCDGGERLVCPQCQAVTTAPPPLLLPDYALHRLLETPVDEPASCTACKSRDVAAVARCLDCAKLLCPHCVMAHQYMHCFEGHRVVTLAELAQRDERPVTCLTHKGETLKYFCVTCSSPVCIECTVLDHPKGLHELETLNDAAPRHLDQICHAMEDGRSRAADLRSCVKSVEGSSSRLQQQYEKAQSEIHDTFTFYTTMVEERKTELLRELDSLYHAKQVSLSVFAQKAQESVDKLLSICEFIDKLRKYANTTEVLMFRKLIEGKLSEQMGKNFDLGMQNVSDLEFVSNFPAIQVGVRNTFGYIRSASDIQVGPTKLPPIARPNSSNSVSSMNSINSCLNGLSGLNLANGLNGSLSNGQPMTNGQSLSNGQLSNSQLSNGVSTSLANSLGTSLSHNLSNGLVNGLTNGLTNGLTSGLNTSVSGNLNGILERPYNNSQLSSLLSKRFSSSQNMGPFSTSLGDLNLNGLSSYEKWSCGGGEGVFNQEPVNGVSAPDPVLHDLSHKLLSCSIFPPRSQIKRQKMIYHCKFGEFGVLEGQFTEPSGVAVNAQNDIIVADTNNHRIQIFDKEGRFKFQFGECGKRDGQLLYPNRVAVVRTSGDIIVTERSPTHQIQIYNQYGQFVRKFGANTLCYPRGVTVDHKGRIIVVECKVMRVIIFDQFGTVLHQFNCPNHLEFPNGVVVNDKQEIFISDNRAHCVKVFNYEGQYLRQIGGEGITNYPIGVGINSQGEVLIADNHNNFNLTLFTQDGQLVSAYESKVKHAQCFDVALMDDGSVVLASKDYRLYVYRYLQVPPPHM, from the exons ATGTCTGTAGGGTCGCCCACGCCGTCGCTTGAGTCTCTGTCTGGGACTCCCCTAGGTTCCCTCATAGACTCTGATCCTCCACGCTCTCTAGAGAATTCGCCACCAGCGTCCACCACAG gTTCCATCGTTGGACGGAGTTCTCCTGTTGCTACAGTCTGTGGGATATGTAACGATACGTATGTTCTGCCACGTGTGTTgtcctgcttacacgttttttgtctGGGGTGCTTAGAGAAAGTTTGTGATGGTGGAGAGCGATTGGTGTGCCCTCAGTGTCAGGCAGTGACAACTgctcctcctccattactgttaccAGATTATGCTCTGCACCGTTTATTAGAAACTCCTGTGGACGAACCAGCCTCTTGTACAGCTTGCAAGAGTCGGGACGTTGCTGCTGTAGCTCGTTGTCTGGATTGTGCCAAGCTTCTTTGTCCACACTGCGTCATGGCTCACCAATATATGCATTGCTTTGAGGGCCACAGGGTAGTGACCTTGGCTGAACTGGCCCAGAGAGATGAGCGACCAGTTACTTGCTTAACCCACAAAGGGGAAACATTAAAGTATTTTTGTGTCACCTGTAGTTCTCCAGTTTGTATTGAATGTACAGTCCTAGACCATCCAAAAGGTTTGCATGAATTGGAAACCTTGAATGACGCTGCACCCCGCCACCTAGATCAAATCTGCCATGCCATGGAAGATGGTCGATCTCGGGCTGCCGATCTCCGCAGCTGCGTCAAGTCTGTGGAAGGTTCGTCGTCACGTCTTCAGCAGCAGTATGAAAAAGCCCAGTCTGAAATTCATGACACGTTTACATTCTACACAACGATGGTAGAAGAGCGCAAAACGGAGCTATTGCGGGAACTGGATTCTCTATATCATGCCAAACAAGTTTCCCTCTCGGTATTTGCTCAAAAGGCTCAGGAGAGTGTTGATAAATTGTTATCTATTTGTGAGTTTATCGATAAATTAAGGAAATATGCTAACACCACTGAAGTACTAATGTTTCGTAAACTTATTGAGGGAAAACTTTCCGAGCAAATGGGAAAGAACTTTGACTTGGGAATGCAGAATGTCAGTGATCTTGAATTTGTTAGTAATTTCCCTGCCATTCAAGTGGGTGTAAGGAATACGTTCGGATACATTCGATCTGCTTCAGATATTCAAGTCGGACCTACAAAATTACCTCCAATTGCAAGACCCAATTCTTCCAACTCCGTGAGTAGTATGAACAGTATCAACAGTTGCTTGAACGGACTTTCCGGACTGAATTTAGCTAATGGATTAAATGGAAGTCTGAGCAATGGCCAACCAATGACTAATGGCCAAAGTTTGTCCAATGGCCAACTGAGCAATAGCCAGCTGTCTAATGGTGTTTCCACAAGTTTAGCAAACAGCTTGGGAACAAGTTTGTCGCATAATCTGAGCAATGGACTTGTCAATGGATTAACAAATGGATTGACCAATGGGCTCACCAGCGGCCTCAACACTAGTGTTAGTGGTAATTTAAATGGAATACTTGAACGTCCATACAACAACAGCCAGCTGTCATCGCTGTTGTCAAAGAGGTTTAGTTCATCCCAGAATATGGGACCATTCTCCACAAGTTTGGGAGACCTGAACTTGAATGGGTTGTCATCTTATGAGAAATGGAGCTGTGGAGGAGGGGAAGGCGTATTTAACCAAGAGCCAGTCAATGGAGTCAGCGCTCCTGATCCAGTATTGCATGACTTGTCTCACAAACTGCTTTCTTGCTCTATTTTTCCACCCCGTTCTCAAATCAAGCGACAGAAGATGATCTACCACTGTAAGTTCGGTGAGTTTGGAGTGTTAGAAGGTCAATTTACAGAACCAAGTGGTGTGGCTGTCAATGCCCAGAATGACATTATAGTTGCCGACACCAACAACCACAGAATTCAGATCTTTGATAAGGAAGGACGTTTCAAATTCCAGTTTGGGGAATGTGGAAAAAGGGATGGCCAGCTATTGTATCCCAATAGAGTTGCTGTTGTACGAACCAGCGGTGACATTATTGTGACCGAGCGGTCTCCTACACACCAGATTCAGATCTACAACCAGTATGGACAGTTTGTTAGAAAGTTTGGCGCCAACACACTTTGCTATCCAAGAGGGGTAACAGTTGATCACAAAGGTCGAATAATTGTTGTTGAGTGCAAGGTGATGAGGGTGATAATTTTTGATCAGTTTGGCACTGTTCTCCATCAGTTCAATTGCCCCAACCACCTGGAGTTCCCCAATGGAGTTGTTGTTAACGACAAACAAGAAATATTCATATCAGACAACAGAGCCCATTGTGTCAAG gttTTCAATTATGAGGGCCAGTATCTACGACAAATAGGAGGTGAAGGGATAACAAACTATCCTATCGGTGTCGGGATTAACAGTCAAGGAGAAGTCCTGATTGCTGACAACCATAACAATTTCAACCTGACACTATTCACCCAAGATGGTCAGCTCGTGTCAGCATACGAGTCCAAAGTCAAGCATGCCCAGTGCTTTGACGTAGCATTGATGGATGACGGCTCAGTAGTGTTGGCCTCCAAGGATTACCGGCTGTATGTGTACCGCTACCTGCAGGTCCCTCCCCCACACATGTGA